In Aspergillus fumigatus Af293 chromosome 4, whole genome shotgun sequence, one genomic interval encodes:
- a CDS encoding putative G-patch domain protein (TFIP11), with translation MESPTSSSFAGQKRKIVEMSSDEEDARPPTGFRRFARASSRSESPPSFGLGSARRNPWNVNMQSATAAPRGGNANSSKPITGRGNSFAARMMAKMGYKEGQGLGASGQGIVAPIEAQARPTGAGLGAVREKTKQAREEEKRQAAARGEVVEDSSDEERMRRRKKKEERQRESRSGTGTPVSRAKPRFRTAREIEADMDGLEVPNVLKSLIDATGKEQRVLTSTAGLMTPLEFVNQGEGEALKIARRARHDLEAFADEWKGLTERKKFAELEEAQIVEQLDTNQLKTDQLTNLITAIGQLEIFEEDSTLARFDELTSKLESIEMKYRSEIDEYRLSETAVAAIHPLFRQAMEDWDPLQEPTFLVSNLRRLQPLLSRKKNDEAVSRQATSPYETMIYTLWLPRVRSALINDWDVYDPSPATSLIVSWKEILPNFVFANVLDQLVVPKLSSGLKEWKPRSSSRRHPSSHQGSRSPWWLFTWLQYLDERHTNPRQPTGLLSDAKKKFREILKSWDLRKGLISGIELWRDALGSEFDVTLRNSLLPRLASHLRDDFEVNPQDQDLTALEDILKWKGFFRPNVLGLLLVAEFFPKWHKILYIWLTNDPNFEEVGEWFTWWRTQIPAEISELAVVDDEWNKGLQQMDLASRLDDPATELPVPNAAAQPAPPEDVPHAAPEAPAPSRKPKVVEEIAFKDILESWCMEQGLIILPLREAHPQNGQPLFRITASATGKGGVVAFVQGDVVWVQNKKAKDIWEPMGLEDRLVERAEGK, from the coding sequence TAATCCCTGGAATGTCAACATGCAGTCAGCCACCGCAGCCCCCCGAGGCGGAAACGCCAATAGCAGCAAACCCATCACTGGTAGAGGGAATTCTTTTGCTGCGCGTATGATGGCTAAGATGGGTTACaaagaagggcaaggttTGGGTGCAAGTGGACAGGGTATTGTCGCCCCGATCGAGGCGCAAGCGCGGCCGACGGGCGCTGGGTTGGGTGCCGTTCGCGAGAAAACGAAACAAGCtcgagaggaggagaagcgacaAGCAGCTGCCCGAGGTGAAGTTGTCGAAGACAGTTCAGATGAAGAacggatgagaagaaggaaaaagaaggaagaacgTCAACGGGAGAGCAGGAGTGGGACGGGGACACCTGTCTCTCGAGCGAAACCTCGTTTCAGAACCGCCCGCGAAATTGAGGCGGATATGGATGGTCTGGAGGTGCCAAATGTGCTAAAGTCGCTGATTGACGCCACTGGCAAGGAACAGCGAGTTCTGACCTCCACAGCCGGCCTGATGACTCCTTTGGAGTTTGTCAATCAAGGTGAAGGGGAGGCGTTGAAAATCGCACGAAGAGCGCGTCACGACCTTGAAGCGTTTGCGGATGAATGGAAAGGATTGACGGAACGAAAGAAGTTTGCTGAGTTGGAGGAAGCTCAGATCGTGGAACAACTGGACACCAATCAGCTCAAGACGGATCAACTCACGAATCTTATCACGGCCATTGGGCAGCTGGAGATTTTCGAAGAAGACAGTACGCTTGCAAGGTTTGATGAATTAACCAGCAAGCTCGAGTCGATAGAGATGAAGTACCGAAGCGAGATCGATGAGTATCGACTATCAGAGACGGCGGTCGCTGCTATTCACCCGCTCTTCCGCCAAGCGATGGAGGATTGggatcctcttcaagagccGACATTCCTTGTATCCaatcttcgtcgtcttcagcCCCTtctgagcaggaagaaaaaTGACGAAGCCGTGTCAAGACAAGCGACGTCGCCATATGAAACTATGATCTACACTCTTTGGCTCCCCCGAGTCCGCTCTGCGCTCATTAACGACTGGGACGTGTACGACCCGTCCCCTGCCACATCACTCATCGTATCCTGGAAAGAGATTCTACCCAACTTTGTATTCGCAAACGTGCTCGACCAGCTCGTCGTCCCCAAGCTCAGCAGCGGCCTGAAAGAGTGGAAGcccaggagcagcagcaggcgTCATCCCTCTTCCCATCAGGGCTCGCGCTCTCCTTGGTGGCTCTTCACTTGGCTCCAATACTTGGACGAGCGTCACACTAATCCGAGACAACCCACGGGTCTCCTTTCAGACGCGAAAAAGAAGTTCCGTGAGATTCTGAAATCGTGGGATCTCCGTAAGGGTCTGATAAGTGGTATTGAACTCTGGCGAGACGCGCTAGGATCCGAGTTCGATGTTACCCTACGTAACAGCCTGCTACCCCGACTTGCGAGTCACCTGCGTGACGACTTCGAGGTAAACCCTCAAGATCAGGACTTGACTGCTTTGGAGGATATCCTTAAGTGGAAAGGATTCTTCAGACCCAAcgtccttggccttcttttgGTGGCAGAATTCTTCCCTAAATGGCATAAGATCCTATACATCTGGCTTACCAATGATCCAAACTTCGAAGAGGTCGGCGAATGGTTCACCTGGTGGCGCACCCAGATCCCGGCAGAGATCAGCGAGCtcgccgtcgtcgacgacgaatGGAACAAAGGTCTCCAGCAAATGGACCTTGCGTCCCGCCTGGACGACCCCGCCACCGAGCTGCCAGTCCCCAACGCCGCAGCGCAACCGGCGCCCCCAGAAGACGTGCCCCACGCCGCTCCAGAGGCGCCTGCCCCGTCTCGCAAACCCAAGGTCGTCGAGGAAATCGCCTTCAAGGATATTCTTGAATCTTGGTGCATGGAACAGGGTCTTATCATACTTCCCCTGCGGGAAGCGCACCCGCAGAACGGCCAGCCCCTGTTCCGCATCACAGCAAGCGCCACCGGGAAGGGCGGAGTTGTCGCTTTCGTCCAGGGAGATGTCGTCTGGGTTCAAAACAAGAAAGCGAAGGATATATGGGAGCCTATGGGTCTGGAAGACAGGCTTGTGGAGCGTGCCGAGGGCAAGTGA